The proteins below are encoded in one region of Pseudomonas entomophila L48:
- the treS gene encoding maltose alpha-D-glucosyltransferase, whose translation MAKRSRPAAFIDDPLWYKDAVIYQLHVKSFFDSNNDGIGDFAGLIGKLDYIAELGVNTLWLLPFYPSPRRDDGYDIAEYKAVHPDYGSMADAKRFIAEAHKRGLRVITELVINHTSDQHPWFQKARHAKRGSKARDFYVWSDDDQKYDGTRIIFLDTEKSNWTWDPVAGQYFWHRFYSHQPDLNFDNPHVMKAVIDVMRFWLDIGVDGLRLDAIPYLIERDGTNNENLPETHVVLKAIRAEIDANYPDRMLLAEANQWPEDTRPYFGEGDGDECHMAFHFPLMPRMYMALAMEDRFPITDILRQTPEIPANCQWAIFLRNHDELTLEMVTDRERDYLWNYYAEDRRARINLGIRRRLAPLLQRDRRRIELLTSLLLSMPGTPTLYYGDELGMGDNIYLGDRDGVRTPMQWSPDRNGGFSRADPQRLVLPPIMDPLYGYQTINVEAQAHDPHSLLNWNRRLLAVRSQQQAFGRGSMKMLSPSNRRILAYLREYTDANGNNEIVLCVANVSRTAQAAELELSQYADKVPVEMLGGSAFPPIGQLPFLLTLPPYGFYWFLLAPHDRMPSWHIQPSEGLPELTTLVLRKRLEELLETPSRDTLEQAILPQYLPKRRWFAGKEGPLDQVRLHYGVRFATATLPTLLAELEVHSEGVVSHYQLPFGLLPEEQISAAPPQQLALSRVRRGRQVGLITDAFVLEPFVRAVLQACQGNTRLPCGDGLGELHFTCTPQLAALGIDDESEVRYLSAEQSNSSVVVGGSLVLKLIRRVNPGIHPELEMSAYLTAAGFANISPLLAWVSRVDAAGEPHLLMIAQGYLSNQGDAWGWTQNTLERAIRDQMEPATGEADAHTDALVELTGFAALLGQRLGEMHLLLAAPTEDPAFQPRASDEQDSQRWNRQINAELNHALDLLAEHRAALDGDSQALVDELLQQREGLAQHIGNLARQAQGGVLMRVHGDLHLGQVLVVQGDAYLIDFEGEPSRPLDQRRARHSPYKDVSGVLRSFDYAAAMILRSASAVDLSDAARQARQRVARQYLHQSRHAFVEAYGLATAAMPHAWQQADGARAALELFCLEKAAYEITYEAENRPGWLAVPLHGLHGLSRSGFSRDEGSAVPGTRSAGDRG comes from the coding sequence ATGGCCAAGCGTTCCCGCCCGGCAGCCTTCATCGACGATCCGCTGTGGTACAAGGACGCGGTGATCTACCAGTTGCACGTCAAATCGTTCTTCGACTCGAACAACGACGGCATCGGCGATTTCGCAGGGCTGATCGGCAAGCTCGACTACATCGCCGAACTGGGCGTCAACACCCTCTGGCTGCTGCCGTTCTACCCTTCGCCCCGGCGCGACGACGGCTACGACATCGCCGAATACAAGGCCGTGCACCCGGACTACGGCAGCATGGCCGACGCCAAGCGCTTCATCGCCGAGGCCCACAAGCGCGGCCTGCGGGTGATCACCGAACTGGTCATCAACCACACCTCCGACCAGCACCCCTGGTTCCAGAAGGCCCGCCACGCCAAGCGCGGCAGCAAGGCCCGGGACTTCTACGTGTGGTCCGACGACGACCAGAAATACGACGGCACGCGGATCATCTTCCTCGACACCGAGAAGTCCAACTGGACCTGGGACCCGGTCGCCGGCCAGTACTTCTGGCACCGTTTCTACTCGCACCAGCCGGACCTCAACTTCGACAACCCGCACGTGATGAAGGCGGTCATCGACGTGATGCGTTTCTGGCTCGACATCGGCGTCGACGGCCTGCGCCTGGACGCCATTCCCTACCTGATCGAGCGTGACGGCACCAACAACGAGAACCTTCCCGAGACCCACGTGGTGCTCAAGGCGATCCGTGCCGAGATCGACGCCAACTACCCCGACCGCATGTTGCTGGCCGAGGCCAACCAGTGGCCGGAGGACACCCGGCCGTACTTCGGCGAAGGCGACGGTGACGAATGCCACATGGCCTTCCATTTCCCGCTGATGCCGCGCATGTACATGGCCCTGGCCATGGAGGACCGCTTCCCGATCACCGACATCCTGCGCCAGACCCCGGAAATCCCGGCCAACTGCCAGTGGGCGATCTTCCTGCGCAACCACGATGAACTGACCCTGGAGATGGTCACCGACCGCGAGCGCGACTACCTGTGGAACTACTATGCCGAAGACCGCCGCGCGCGCATCAACCTCGGCATTCGCCGGCGCCTGGCGCCACTGCTGCAGCGCGACCGCCGGCGCATCGAACTGCTCACCAGCCTGCTGCTGTCGATGCCCGGCACCCCGACCCTGTACTACGGCGACGAGCTGGGCATGGGCGACAACATCTACCTGGGCGACCGCGATGGCGTGCGCACCCCCATGCAGTGGTCGCCGGACCGCAACGGCGGGTTCTCCCGGGCCGACCCGCAGCGCCTGGTGCTGCCGCCGATCATGGACCCGCTGTACGGCTACCAGACCATCAACGTCGAGGCCCAGGCCCACGATCCCCACTCGCTGCTCAACTGGAACCGCCGCTTGCTGGCGGTGCGCAGCCAGCAGCAGGCCTTTGGCCGGGGCAGCATGAAGATGCTCAGCCCGAGCAACCGGCGCATCCTTGCCTACCTGCGCGAATACACCGACGCGAATGGCAACAACGAGATCGTGCTGTGCGTGGCCAATGTCTCGCGCACCGCCCAGGCGGCGGAGCTGGAGTTGTCGCAGTACGCCGACAAGGTCCCGGTGGAGATGCTCGGGGGCAGTGCCTTCCCGCCCATCGGCCAGTTGCCGTTCCTGCTCACCTTGCCGCCCTATGGCTTCTACTGGTTCCTGCTGGCGCCCCACGACCGTATGCCCAGCTGGCATATCCAGCCCAGTGAAGGGTTGCCCGAACTGACCACCCTGGTGTTGCGCAAGCGTCTGGAGGAGCTGCTCGAAACGCCTTCGCGCGACACCCTGGAGCAAGCGATCCTGCCGCAGTACCTGCCCAAGCGGCGCTGGTTCGCCGGCAAGGAAGGGCCGCTCGACCAGGTGCGCTTGCACTATGGCGTGCGCTTCGCCACGGCCACATTGCCGACGCTGCTCGCGGAGCTCGAGGTGCACAGCGAGGGCGTGGTCAGCCATTACCAGCTGCCGTTCGGCCTGCTGCCGGAGGAGCAGATCAGTGCCGCGCCACCCCAGCAGCTGGCGCTGTCCCGGGTACGGCGCGGTCGGCAGGTGGGCCTGATCACCGATGCCTTCGTGCTGGAGCCCTTTGTCCGTGCGGTGCTGCAGGCCTGCCAGGGCAACACCCGGCTGCCCTGTGGTGATGGCCTGGGCGAGCTGCATTTCACCTGCACGCCACAACTGGCCGCACTGGGCATCGATGACGAAAGCGAGGTGCGTTACCTCAGCGCCGAGCAGTCCAACAGTTCGGTGGTGGTGGGCGGCAGCCTGGTGCTCAAGTTGATCCGCCGGGTCAATCCGGGCATTCACCCGGAGCTGGAAATGAGCGCCTACCTCACCGCTGCGGGCTTCGCCAACATCTCGCCGTTGCTGGCCTGGGTCAGCCGCGTGGACGCGGCGGGCGAGCCGCACCTGCTGATGATCGCCCAGGGTTACCTGAGCAACCAGGGCGACGCCTGGGGTTGGACCCAGAACACCCTGGAGCGGGCGATCCGTGACCAGATGGAACCCGCCACTGGCGAAGCGGACGCGCACACCGATGCCTTGGTCGAGCTCACCGGTTTCGCCGCCTTGCTCGGCCAGCGCCTGGGCGAGATGCACCTGTTGCTGGCCGCGCCGACCGAGGACCCGGCCTTCCAGCCACGGGCAAGCGATGAGCAGGATAGCCAGCGCTGGAACCGCCAGATCAACGCCGAGCTCAACCATGCCCTCGACCTGCTGGCCGAGCACCGCGCCGCGCTGGACGGCGACAGCCAGGCCCTGGTCGACGAACTGCTGCAACAACGCGAAGGCCTCGCCCAGCACATCGGCAACCTCGCCCGGCAAGCCCAGGGCGGTGTGCTGATGCGCGTGCATGGCGACCTGCATCTGGGCCAGGTGCTGGTGGTGCAGGGCGATGCCTACCTGATCGATTTCGAGGGCGAGCCGTCGCGCCCGCTGGACCAGCGCCGCGCCCGGCACAGCCCGTACAAGGATGTCAGCGGCGTGCTGCGCTCCTTCGACTATGCTGCTGCGATGATCCTGCGCAGCGCCTCGGCGGTCGACCTTTCCGACGCGGCGCGCCAGGCCCGTCAGCGGGTTGCCCGGCAGTACCTGCACCAGTCGCGCCATGCCTTCGTCGAAGCCTATGGCCTGGCCACCGCGGCCATGCCCCATGCCTGGCAGCAGGCGGACGGGGCGCGCGCGGCACTGGAACTGTTCTGCCTGGAGAAGGCCGCTTACGAAATCACCTATGAAGCCGAGAACCGGCCGGGCTGGTTGGCCGTGCCTTTGCATGGCTTGCATGGGTTGAGTAGGAGCGGCTTCAGCCGCGATGAAGGCAGCGCGGTGCCTGGCACCCGCTCTGCGGGTGATCGCGGCTGA
- a CDS encoding alpha-1,4-glucan--maltose-1-phosphate maltosyltransferase → MSGNEPFESGPMANDHPDQAISLSQALLAPRIVIEDASPVLDAGAFAAKAVRGQKVEVSAKVYSDGHDRLAVTLHWRQAHSRRWHCVAMHSPGNDLWLAAFTPTDLGLHVFSIQAWIDPFATYCHDLEKKYAAGVDVRLELEEGRLLLGKGIERSDGALREQLGQLCERLPELPVDDQVALLLHPDAARLMGEAEHRSYLTHSPEYPVDVDREAALFASWYELFPRSVTDDPQRHGTFDAVHQRLPMIRDMGFDVLYFPPIHPIGMKHRKGRNNALQAEPGDPGSPYAIGSPEGGHDAIHPQLGSREDFRRLVAAAAEHGLEIALDFAIQCSQDHPWLTEHPGWFSWRPDGTIRYAENPPKKYQDIVNVDFYAPEAVPSLWLALRDVVVGWVEEGVRTFRVDNPHTKPLPFWHWLIANVRGQYPDVIFLAEAFTRPAMMARLGKVGYAQSYTYFTWRNSKQELREYFEQLNQPPWSQCYRPNFFVNTPDINPFFLQTSGRPGFLIRAALATLGSGLWGMYSGFELCEGTPLPGKEEYLDSEKYEIRPRDFNQPGNIVAEIAQLNRIRRQNRALQTHLGVLFLNCWNDNILYFAKRTPERDNVILIAISLDPYNAQEASFELPLWELGLDDNADTLGEDLMSGHRWTWHGKTQWMRIEPWQQPFGIWRIERSR, encoded by the coding sequence ATGTCAGGTAACGAGCCCTTCGAAAGCGGGCCCATGGCCAACGATCACCCGGACCAGGCCATCAGCCTGTCGCAAGCGTTGCTGGCGCCCCGCATCGTGATCGAGGACGCAAGCCCGGTGCTCGATGCCGGTGCCTTCGCGGCCAAGGCGGTGCGCGGGCAGAAGGTCGAGGTCAGTGCAAAGGTCTACAGCGACGGCCACGATCGCCTGGCGGTGACACTGCACTGGCGCCAGGCCCATAGCCGACGCTGGCATTGCGTGGCCATGCACTCGCCGGGCAACGACCTGTGGCTGGCCGCGTTCACGCCCACGGACCTGGGCCTGCATGTGTTCAGTATCCAGGCCTGGATCGACCCTTTCGCCACCTATTGCCACGACCTGGAAAAGAAATACGCCGCAGGCGTGGACGTGCGGCTGGAGCTCGAGGAGGGCCGCTTGTTGCTGGGCAAGGGCATCGAGCGCAGCGACGGTGCCTTGCGCGAGCAACTCGGGCAATTGTGCGAACGCCTGCCCGAGCTGCCGGTGGACGACCAGGTGGCACTGCTGCTGCATCCCGACGCCGCGCGGCTGATGGGTGAGGCTGAGCACCGCAGCTACCTGACCCACAGTCCCGAGTATCCGGTGGATGTCGACCGCGAGGCAGCGTTGTTCGCCAGTTGGTATGAACTGTTCCCGCGTTCGGTCACCGATGATCCGCAGCGTCACGGCACCTTCGACGCGGTGCACCAGCGCCTGCCGATGATCCGCGACATGGGTTTCGATGTGCTGTACTTCCCGCCCATCCACCCCATTGGCATGAAGCACCGCAAGGGCCGTAACAATGCGCTCCAGGCCGAGCCTGGCGACCCCGGCAGCCCCTACGCCATTGGCAGCCCGGAGGGCGGCCACGACGCCATCCACCCGCAGCTGGGCAGCCGCGAGGATTTCCGCCGTCTGGTGGCCGCAGCCGCCGAGCATGGCCTGGAGATCGCCCTGGACTTCGCCATCCAGTGCTCCCAGGACCACCCCTGGCTGACCGAGCACCCGGGTTGGTTCAGCTGGCGCCCCGACGGCACCATCCGCTATGCCGAGAACCCGCCCAAGAAGTACCAGGACATCGTCAATGTCGACTTCTATGCACCGGAGGCGGTGCCGTCGCTGTGGCTGGCCCTGCGTGACGTGGTGGTCGGCTGGGTGGAGGAGGGGGTCAGGACGTTCCGCGTCGACAACCCGCACACCAAGCCGCTGCCGTTCTGGCACTGGTTGATCGCCAATGTGCGTGGCCAGTACCCCGATGTCATCTTCCTCGCCGAAGCCTTCACCCGCCCGGCGATGATGGCGCGGCTGGGCAAGGTCGGCTACGCCCAGAGCTACACCTACTTCACCTGGCGCAACAGCAAGCAGGAGCTGCGCGAATACTTCGAGCAACTGAACCAGCCGCCCTGGAGCCAGTGCTACCGGCCGAACTTCTTCGTCAACACGCCGGACATCAACCCCTTCTTCCTGCAAACCTCCGGCCGCCCGGGCTTTCTCATCCGTGCCGCCCTGGCGACCCTGGGCTCGGGGTTGTGGGGCATGTATTCGGGCTTCGAGCTGTGCGAGGGCACACCGTTGCCAGGCAAGGAGGAGTACCTGGATTCGGAGAAGTACGAGATCCGCCCGCGCGACTTCAACCAGCCTGGCAACATCGTCGCCGAGATCGCCCAGCTCAATCGCATTCGCCGGCAGAACCGCGCGCTGCAGACGCACTTGGGGGTGCTGTTTCTCAACTGCTGGAACGACAACATCCTCTACTTCGCCAAGCGCACCCCCGAGCGCGACAACGTCATCCTGATCGCCATCAGCCTTGACCCCTACAACGCCCAGGAGGCCAGTTTCGAACTGCCGTTGTGGGAGCTGGGGCTGGACGACAACGCCGACACCCTGGGCGAGGACCTGATGAGCGGCCACCGCTGGACCTGGCACGGCAAGACCCAGTGGATGCGCATCGAGCCCTGGCAGCAGCCGTTCGGCATCTGGCGTATCGAACGTTCCCGATAG
- a CDS encoding autotransporter domain-containing protein, with translation MKSTSNPSRFDVFFYAVSTSLLLATPVETFAFEAQEGEPFARFLEQPEVPRLSLDPVNASGLNQGLLNAFSERMGERHGPATPDTIASQWAQFFPGAPRIGAQAPAQLEAPSQQLMIGPDLFVREASDGSVHRAGIFMGHNNLQSSFNGMRPLLGDKQRDAVNLSGESLGVYWSMTHEQGWHVDAVAMGTRIDVNGRSQAGERVDDSGHAMTFSVEGGYPIGLGGGWVIEPQAQLINQQFFPGSQAQEETLQAFDSQPTWSGRVGAKLSARYEVSGMPIEPYVRTNVWHDFSNTDTVKLDQVDKISSARSATTVELGLGLVARVSPNVALFVSADYSSDVDDNDLNGLIGSLGIRMRW, from the coding sequence ATGAAAAGCACCTCGAATCCCTCGCGTTTCGATGTCTTTTTCTACGCGGTTTCCACGTCGCTGCTTCTGGCAACCCCGGTGGAAACCTTCGCTTTCGAAGCGCAGGAAGGCGAGCCCTTCGCCCGCTTTCTGGAACAGCCCGAGGTGCCGCGACTATCCCTGGACCCGGTGAACGCCAGCGGTCTCAACCAGGGCTTGCTCAACGCCTTCTCCGAACGCATGGGCGAGCGCCACGGCCCGGCCACGCCGGATACGATCGCCAGCCAGTGGGCACAGTTCTTCCCCGGTGCCCCGCGCATCGGCGCCCAGGCGCCGGCGCAACTGGAAGCCCCCAGCCAGCAACTGATGATCGGCCCGGACCTGTTCGTGCGCGAGGCCAGCGACGGCAGCGTGCACCGCGCGGGGATCTTCATGGGGCACAACAACCTGCAAAGCAGCTTCAACGGCATGCGCCCCCTGCTGGGTGACAAGCAGCGCGACGCGGTGAACCTCAGCGGCGAGAGCCTGGGCGTGTACTGGAGCATGACCCACGAGCAGGGCTGGCACGTGGACGCGGTGGCCATGGGCACGCGCATCGACGTCAACGGCCGCTCCCAGGCCGGCGAGCGGGTCGACGACAGCGGCCATGCGATGACCTTCTCGGTGGAAGGCGGCTACCCCATCGGTTTGGGTGGCGGCTGGGTGATCGAACCCCAGGCGCAGTTGATCAACCAGCAGTTCTTCCCCGGTAGCCAGGCTCAGGAGGAAACCCTGCAGGCCTTCGACAGCCAGCCCACCTGGAGCGGCCGGGTCGGTGCCAAGCTGTCGGCGCGCTATGAAGTCAGCGGCATGCCCATCGAACCCTACGTGCGCACCAACGTCTGGCATGACTTCAGCAACACCGACACGGTGAAGCTGGACCAGGTGGACAAGATCTCCAGCGCGCGCAGCGCCACTACGGTGGAGTTGGGGTTGGGGCTGGTGGCGCGGGTGTCGCCGAATGTGGCGCTGTTCGTCAGTGCCGACTACAGCAGCGATGTGGATGACAATGACCTGAATGGGTTGATCGGCAGCCTGGGGATACGGATGCGCTGGTAG
- the glgB gene encoding 1,4-alpha-glucan branching protein GlgB, whose translation MNATTRDNGGLRQRDLDALARAEHADPFAVLGPHADGAGGQIIRAFLPSALGVRVLARHDGRVLTEMLQASLPGLFTAHLGETQPYLLQIVWAGGEQVTEDPYSFGPQLGDMDMYLFSEGNHRDLSGRFGAQPTQVDGIDGVCFSVWAPNARRVSVVGDFNNWDGRRHPMRLRHSAGVWELFVPRLGVGETYKFEVLGKDGVLPLKADPLARATELPPSTASKVAGALAHDWRDHGWMAQRAQRHAYNAPLSIYELHAGSWRCELDDAGEVARFYNWRELAERLVPYVQELGFTHIELMPIMEHPFGGSWGYQPLSLFAPTSRYGSAEDFAAFVDACHQGGIGVILDWVPAHFPTDEHGLARFDGTALYEYDNPLEGFHQDWNTLIYNLGRNEVRGFMLASALHWLKHFHIDGLRVDAVASMLYRDYSRKAGEWVPNRHGGRENLEAIDFIRHLNSVAAHEAPGALIIAEESTAWPGVSQPVQQGGLGFAYKWNMGWMHDTLHYIQNDPIHRTYHHNEMSFGLIYAYSEHFILPISHDEVVHGKHSLIDKMPGDRWQKFANLRAYLTFMWTHPGKKLLFMGCEFGQWREWNHDQQLDWYLLQYSEHQGVQKLVTDLNRLYRELPALHEQDCQPQGFQWLIGDDAHNSVYAWLRWSSQGEPLLVVANFTPVPREGYRIGVPFGERWEELLNSDAGLYAGSNVGNLGAVSADEVASHGQPLSLALNLPPLGVLVMKPA comes from the coding sequence ATGAATGCAACCACGCGTGACAACGGCGGCCTTCGGCAACGGGACCTGGATGCCCTGGCCCGCGCCGAGCACGCCGACCCGTTCGCCGTGCTCGGCCCGCACGCCGATGGTGCGGGCGGCCAGATTATCCGTGCCTTCCTGCCCAGCGCCCTGGGTGTGCGCGTGCTGGCACGCCACGACGGGCGCGTGCTCACCGAGATGCTGCAGGCCAGCCTGCCGGGGCTGTTCACCGCGCACCTGGGCGAAACGCAACCGTATCTGTTGCAGATCGTCTGGGCCGGTGGCGAGCAGGTCACCGAGGACCCCTACAGCTTCGGTCCGCAGTTGGGCGACATGGACATGTACCTGTTCTCCGAGGGCAACCACCGCGACCTGTCCGGGCGTTTCGGCGCGCAGCCGACCCAGGTCGACGGCATCGACGGCGTGTGTTTTTCGGTGTGGGCACCCAATGCCCGGCGCGTGTCCGTTGTCGGTGATTTCAACAACTGGGATGGCCGCCGCCACCCCATGCGCCTGCGCCACAGCGCCGGGGTGTGGGAGCTGTTCGTGCCTCGGCTCGGCGTTGGAGAAACCTACAAGTTCGAAGTGCTCGGCAAGGACGGTGTGCTGCCGCTCAAGGCCGACCCCCTGGCCCGCGCCACCGAGCTGCCGCCGAGCACCGCGTCGAAGGTGGCCGGGGCACTGGCCCACGATTGGCGCGATCACGGCTGGATGGCGCAGCGCGCCCAGCGCCACGCCTACAACGCGCCGCTGTCGATCTACGAGCTGCATGCCGGCTCCTGGCGCTGCGAGCTGGACGATGCCGGCGAGGTCGCGCGCTTCTACAACTGGCGCGAACTGGCTGAGCGTCTTGTGCCTTATGTTCAGGAACTGGGCTTCACCCATATCGAGCTGATGCCGATCATGGAGCACCCGTTCGGCGGCTCCTGGGGCTACCAGCCGCTGTCGCTGTTCGCGCCCACCTCGCGCTACGGCAGCGCCGAGGACTTCGCCGCGTTCGTCGATGCCTGCCACCAGGGCGGTATCGGTGTGATCCTCGATTGGGTGCCGGCGCATTTCCCCACCGACGAGCATGGCCTGGCGCGTTTCGACGGCACCGCGCTGTACGAGTACGACAACCCGCTGGAAGGCTTCCATCAGGACTGGAACACGCTGATCTACAACCTCGGGCGCAACGAAGTGCGTGGCTTCATGCTGGCTTCGGCGTTGCACTGGCTCAAGCACTTCCACATCGACGGCCTGCGCGTGGACGCGGTGGCTTCGATGCTCTACCGCGACTATTCGCGCAAGGCCGGCGAATGGGTGCCCAACCGTCACGGCGGGCGCGAAAACCTCGAAGCCATCGACTTCATTCGCCACCTCAACAGCGTGGCCGCCCATGAAGCGCCGGGCGCGCTGATCATCGCCGAGGAGTCCACCGCCTGGCCCGGCGTCAGCCAGCCGGTGCAGCAGGGCGGCCTGGGGTTCGCCTACAAGTGGAACATGGGCTGGATGCACGACACCTTGCATTACATCCAGAACGACCCGATCCACCGCACCTACCACCACAACGAGATGAGCTTCGGGCTGATCTACGCGTACTCCGAGCACTTCATCCTGCCCATCTCCCACGACGAGGTGGTGCACGGCAAGCATTCGCTGATCGACAAGATGCCCGGTGACCGCTGGCAGAAGTTCGCCAACCTGCGCGCCTACCTGACCTTCATGTGGACCCACCCGGGCAAGAAGTTGCTGTTCATGGGCTGCGAGTTCGGCCAATGGCGCGAGTGGAACCATGACCAGCAACTGGACTGGTACCTGCTGCAATATTCCGAGCACCAGGGCGTGCAGAAGCTGGTGACCGACCTCAACCGGCTGTACCGTGAACTGCCGGCGCTGCACGAGCAGGATTGCCAGCCCCAGGGGTTCCAGTGGCTGATCGGCGACGACGCGCACAACAGCGTGTATGCCTGGTTGCGCTGGAGCAGCCAGGGCGAGCCGCTGCTGGTGGTGGCCAACTTCACCCCGGTGCCGCGAGAGGGGTACCGGATCGGTGTGCCGTTCGGGGAGCGTTGGGAAGAATTGCTGAACAGTGATGCGGGGCTGTATGCGGGGTCGAACGTGGGCAATCTGGGGGCGGTATCGGCCGATGAGGTCGCCAGCCATGGGCAACCGTTATCGCTGGCACTTAACCTGCCGCCGTTGGGGGTGTTGGTGATGAAACCGGCATAG